In a single window of the Synechococcus sp. MW101C3 genome:
- a CDS encoding DUF6447 family protein, with amino-acid sequence MTDAASNPPVLTFEGKRYDLNTLPDDLKELVRGMQVADNQLRLHEDTLKVLAVGRQSMAHQLNERLKTVPPLPEPF; translated from the coding sequence TTGACAGACGCCGCTTCCAACCCACCCGTGCTCACCTTCGAGGGCAAGCGCTACGACCTGAACACGCTGCCCGACGACCTCAAGGAACTGGTGCGCGGCATGCAGGTGGCCGACAACCAGCTCCGCCTGCACGAAGACACCCTGAAGGTGCTGGCGGTGGGGCGCCAGTCGATGGCCCATCAGCTCAACGAGCGCCTCAAAACCGTCCCGCCCCTGCCGGAGCCCTTTTGA
- a CDS encoding DUF3386 domain-containing protein, translating to MTTTAPPSSVVAPGTDITDLFRAAYENRYTWEPGFAGYQGRCVWEQGDRRVEGRFVVGADLKASVEGIDDAEINKAVASQLWEVCIHRVRRTFEQTHSANTFTAGDTDAVGLEVIVGGKGSGDRYRIKDNVVTMVHRHIHGTVVTIFTLETTDTGAGYLSRRYSSAYSDPATGVARGGTSHFTDTFVPLAGIGPWVLSERVIASDAGSGASAAEGEAGEQRFRFEDLQPV from the coding sequence TTGACCACCACCGCTCCCCCCAGCTCCGTCGTGGCTCCCGGCACCGACATCACCGACCTGTTCCGCGCCGCCTACGAGAACCGCTACACCTGGGAACCCGGCTTCGCCGGTTACCAGGGCCGCTGCGTGTGGGAGCAGGGCGACCGTCGGGTGGAAGGCCGCTTCGTGGTGGGCGCTGACCTCAAGGCCAGCGTGGAGGGGATCGACGACGCCGAAATCAACAAGGCCGTGGCCTCCCAGCTCTGGGAGGTGTGCATCCACCGGGTGCGCCGCACCTTCGAGCAAACCCACAGCGCCAACACCTTCACCGCCGGCGACACCGATGCGGTGGGCCTGGAGGTGATCGTGGGCGGCAAGGGCAGCGGCGACCGCTACCGCATCAAGGACAACGTGGTGACGATGGTGCACCGCCACATCCACGGCACGGTGGTGACGATCTTCACGCTGGAAACCACCGACACGGGCGCCGGCTACCTGAGCCGCCGCTACAGCAGCGCCTACAGCGACCCTGCCACCGGCGTCGCCCGTGGTGGCACCAGCCACTTCACCGACACCTTCGTGCCCCTGGCCGGCATCGGCCCCTGGGTGCTGAGCGAGCGCGTGATCGCCAGCGACGCAGGGAGCGGCGCCTCAGCAGCAGAGGGTGAGGCGGGCGAGCAACGCTTCCGCTTTGAAGACCTGCAGCCGGTCTGA
- the carB gene encoding carbamoyl-phosphate synthase large subunit: protein MPRRTDLRRILLLGSGPIVIGQACEFDYSGTQACKALRAEGFEVVLINSNPASIMTDPEMADRTYIEPLTPEVVARVIAIERPDALLPTMGGQTALNLAVALAEDGTLERYGVELIGANLASIKKAEDRLLFKQAMERIGVAVCPSGIASSLAEAERVGEEVGGYPRIIRPAFTLGGSGGGIAYNPEEFRAFCKSGLEASPVSQILIEQSLIGWKEFELEVMRDLADNVVIICSIENLDPMGVHTGDSITVAPAQTLTDREYQRLRDQSIAIIREIGVETGGSNIQFAINPANGEVVVIEMNPRVSRSSALASKATGFPIAKIAARLAVGYTLDEILNDITGATPACFEPTIDYVVTKIPRFAFEKFRGSPAVLTTSMKSVGEAMAIGRCFEESFQKALRSLETGHAGWGGDRPDAEVEPSDLERQLRTPAPERIFAVRAAMVAGRSDTDIHALSAIDPWFLAKLRGIFNAEQALLQGRALNDLTSDTLLALKQLGFSDRQIAWATGSDELSVRRHRQALGINAVFKTVDTCAAEFASTTPYHYATYERPLEQLNADGSLAPLPPQDEVQPESRRKVMILGGGPNRIGQGIEFDYCCCHASFALQEEGLATVMVNSNPETVSTDYDTSDRLYFEPLTLEDVLNVIEAEKPAGVIVQFGGQTPLKLALPLLRWLSTPEGMAIGTRLWGTSPESIDSAEDREQFEAILRRLDIRQPRNGLARSETEARAVAARVGYPVVVRPSYVLGGRAMEVVFDEEELNRYMVEAVQVEPDHPVLIDQYLEDAIEVDVDALADREGRVVIGGLMEHIEPAGIHSGDSACCLPAVSLSPAALATIRQWTEALALALDVCGLINLQFAVQREQVFIIEANPRASRTVPFVAKATGVPLAKIASRLMAGRTLAELGLTAEPQPPLQNVKEAVLPFKRFPGADTLLGPEMRSTGEVMGSGADFGMAYAKAELAAGEALPTAGMVFLSTHDRDKAALVPVARNLAALGFRLIATTGTASLLRAHGLEVEAILKVHEGRPNVEDAIRSDRIQLIINTPIGRQAAHDDKYLRRAALDYAVPTVTTLAGARAAVEAITTLQSQELTVAALQDIHTPAGR, encoded by the coding sequence ATGCCCCGCCGCACGGATCTGCGCCGCATCCTGCTGCTGGGCTCCGGACCGATCGTGATCGGCCAGGCCTGCGAATTCGATTACTCAGGCACCCAGGCCTGCAAGGCCCTACGGGCCGAGGGTTTCGAGGTGGTGCTGATCAATTCGAATCCGGCCTCGATCATGACCGATCCGGAAATGGCGGATCGCACCTATATCGAGCCGCTCACCCCTGAAGTGGTGGCGCGGGTGATCGCCATCGAGCGCCCGGATGCCCTGCTGCCCACCATGGGCGGTCAGACCGCTCTCAACCTGGCGGTGGCCCTGGCGGAAGACGGCACGCTCGAGCGCTACGGCGTCGAGCTGATCGGCGCCAACCTGGCCTCGATCAAGAAAGCGGAAGACCGCCTCCTGTTCAAACAGGCGATGGAACGGATCGGCGTGGCGGTGTGTCCATCCGGCATCGCCAGTTCGCTCGCCGAGGCCGAACGGGTGGGAGAGGAGGTGGGCGGGTATCCGCGCATCATCCGGCCCGCCTTCACCCTCGGCGGCTCCGGCGGCGGCATCGCCTACAACCCCGAGGAGTTCCGGGCCTTCTGCAAGAGCGGTCTGGAGGCCAGTCCCGTCTCCCAGATCCTGATCGAGCAGTCGCTGATCGGCTGGAAGGAGTTCGAGCTGGAGGTCATGCGCGACCTGGCCGACAACGTGGTGATCATCTGCAGCATCGAGAACCTCGATCCGATGGGGGTGCACACGGGCGACTCGATCACCGTGGCCCCTGCCCAAACCCTCACCGACCGCGAGTACCAGCGCCTGCGCGACCAGTCGATCGCGATCATCCGCGAGATCGGCGTGGAAACCGGCGGCAGCAACATCCAGTTCGCGATCAACCCCGCCAATGGCGAGGTGGTGGTGATTGAGATGAACCCGCGCGTGAGCCGCAGCTCGGCCCTCGCCTCCAAGGCCACCGGCTTTCCGATCGCCAAGATCGCCGCCCGGCTGGCGGTGGGCTACACCCTCGACGAAATCCTCAACGACATCACCGGAGCGACGCCGGCCTGCTTCGAGCCCACGATCGACTACGTGGTCACCAAGATTCCCCGCTTCGCCTTCGAGAAGTTCCGCGGCAGCCCGGCGGTGCTCACCACCTCGATGAAATCGGTGGGCGAAGCCATGGCGATCGGCCGCTGCTTCGAGGAATCGTTCCAGAAGGCCCTGCGCTCGCTGGAAACCGGCCACGCCGGCTGGGGCGGCGACCGACCCGATGCCGAGGTGGAGCCCAGCGACCTGGAACGCCAGCTGCGTACCCCCGCGCCTGAGCGGATCTTTGCGGTGCGTGCCGCCATGGTGGCCGGCCGCAGCGACACCGACATCCACGCGCTCAGTGCGATCGACCCCTGGTTCCTGGCCAAGCTGCGCGGCATCTTCAACGCCGAGCAGGCCCTGCTGCAGGGGCGTGCGCTCAACGACCTGACCAGCGACACATTGCTGGCGCTCAAACAGCTGGGCTTCTCCGATCGCCAGATCGCCTGGGCCACCGGCAGCGACGAACTCAGCGTGCGCCGCCATCGCCAGGCCCTGGGGATCAATGCCGTGTTCAAGACCGTGGACACCTGCGCGGCGGAATTCGCCTCCACCACGCCGTACCACTACGCCACCTACGAGCGGCCGCTGGAGCAGTTGAACGCGGACGGCAGCCTGGCGCCACTGCCGCCGCAGGACGAGGTGCAACCCGAAAGTCGCCGCAAGGTGATGATCCTGGGCGGTGGGCCGAACCGCATCGGGCAGGGCATCGAGTTCGACTACTGCTGCTGCCACGCCTCCTTCGCCCTGCAGGAGGAAGGCCTGGCCACGGTGATGGTCAACAGCAACCCGGAAACGGTCTCCACCGACTACGACACCTCCGACCGCCTCTACTTCGAGCCGCTCACGCTCGAAGACGTGCTGAACGTGATCGAGGCCGAGAAGCCCGCCGGGGTGATCGTGCAGTTCGGCGGCCAGACGCCCCTGAAGCTGGCGCTGCCACTGCTGCGCTGGCTGTCCACGCCGGAGGGCATGGCCATCGGCACCCGCCTCTGGGGCACGTCACCGGAATCGATCGACAGCGCCGAAGACCGCGAGCAGTTCGAGGCGATCCTGCGGCGGCTCGACATCCGCCAGCCGCGCAACGGCCTGGCCCGCAGCGAGACGGAGGCCCGTGCCGTCGCCGCCCGGGTGGGCTATCCCGTGGTGGTGCGGCCCAGCTACGTGCTCGGCGGCCGGGCGATGGAGGTGGTGTTCGACGAAGAAGAACTCAACCGCTACATGGTGGAGGCGGTGCAGGTGGAGCCCGACCATCCAGTGCTGATCGACCAGTACCTGGAAGACGCGATCGAGGTGGATGTTGATGCCCTGGCCGATCGCGAGGGCCGGGTGGTGATCGGCGGGCTGATGGAGCACATCGAGCCGGCCGGCATCCACTCCGGTGATTCGGCCTGCTGCCTGCCGGCAGTGTCGCTCTCGCCCGCCGCGCTGGCCACGATCCGCCAGTGGACCGAAGCGCTGGCCCTGGCTCTTGATGTGTGCGGCCTGATCAACCTGCAGTTCGCCGTGCAGCGGGAGCAGGTGTTCATCATCGAAGCCAACCCGCGTGCCTCCCGCACGGTGCCGTTCGTGGCCAAGGCCACCGGCGTGCCCCTGGCCAAGATCGCCAGCCGCCTGATGGCGGGGCGCACGCTGGCGGAGCTGGGCCTCACCGCCGAACCTCAGCCGCCGCTGCAGAACGTCAAGGAGGCGGTGCTGCCCTTCAAGCGCTTCCCCGGTGCGGACACCCTGCTGGGACCGGAGATGCGCTCCACGGGAGAGGTCATGGGCAGCGGCGCCGATTTCGGCATGGCCTACGCCAAGGCGGAACTGGCCGCCGGCGAAGCATTGCCCACCGCAGGCATGGTGTTCCTCTCCACCCACGACCGCGACAAGGCGGCGCTGGTGCCGGTGGCCCGCAACCTGGCCGCGCTGGGCTTCCGGCTGATCGCCACCACCGGCACAGCCTCGCTGCTGCGCGCCCACGGCCTGGAGGTGGAGGCCATCCTCAAGGTGCATGAAGGCCGCCCGAACGTGGAGGACGCCATCCGCTCGGACCGCATCCAGCTGATCATCAACACCCCGATCGGCCGGCAGGCCGCCCACGACGACAAGTACCTGCGCCGCGCCGCCCTCGACTACGCGGTGCCCACGGTCACCACCCTGGCGGGAGCGCGCGCGGCGGTGGAGGCGATCACCACCCTGCAGAGCCAGGAGCTCACCGTGGCCGCCCTGCAGGACATCCACACCCCGGCCGGCCGCTGA
- a CDS encoding DUF3318 domain-containing protein — protein MSELQRLKGLLPPEMQSWVFVEAAASADPPLVTIEEIGRDEVEIQVDLEAWDQLALDHRNLLFWHEVGRIQNDAVPRDGWEMAALAIGLGGAIGELWVQDGLLLMMALGLSGFAGYRLYLKNNSEKRLQDAIAADERAIALATRFGYTLPNAYKSLGGALKELVEQTRKKKKRAFYEDRLEALRKSAATARAEMAQQQGSRQSVTSENVYG, from the coding sequence ATGAGCGAACTCCAGCGCCTCAAGGGGCTGCTTCCTCCGGAGATGCAGAGCTGGGTGTTCGTGGAAGCCGCCGCCTCCGCCGACCCGCCCCTGGTCACGATCGAGGAGATCGGCCGTGATGAGGTGGAGATCCAGGTGGATCTCGAAGCCTGGGATCAGCTGGCCCTCGACCACCGCAACCTGCTCTTCTGGCATGAGGTGGGCCGCATCCAGAACGATGCGGTGCCCCGCGACGGCTGGGAGATGGCGGCCTTGGCCATCGGCCTTGGCGGCGCCATCGGCGAGCTATGGGTGCAGGACGGCCTGCTGCTGATGATGGCGCTGGGGTTGTCGGGCTTCGCCGGCTACCGGCTCTACCTCAAGAACAACTCAGAGAAACGTTTGCAGGATGCGATCGCCGCCGATGAGCGGGCCATTGCCCTGGCCACCCGCTTCGGCTACACCCTGCCCAATGCCTACAAGAGTTTGGGTGGCGCCTTGAAGGAACTGGTCGAGCAGACCCGCAAGAAGAAGAAACGCGCCTTCTACGAAGACCGCCTGGAGGCCCTGCGCAAGAGTGCGGCCACCGCTCGTGCCGAGATGGCCCAGCAACAAGGCAGCCGCCAGTCCGTCACCAGCGAGAACGTCTATGGATAG
- the rsfS gene encoding ribosome silencing factor, with protein sequence MDSDRLTRLAAEACDDRKAVDIRLIRVDEVSSLADWFVICSGLSDVQVRAIARSVEDRLLTDAGRLPLRKEGQNEGRWVLLDYGELIVHVLTPSERRYYDLEAFWGHGEQVPFLGSEESVSL encoded by the coding sequence ATGGATAGTGATCGCCTCACCAGGCTTGCCGCCGAGGCCTGCGACGACCGCAAGGCCGTGGACATCCGTCTGATCCGGGTCGATGAGGTGTCCTCCCTGGCCGATTGGTTCGTGATCTGCTCGGGCCTCTCCGATGTGCAGGTGCGGGCCATCGCCCGTTCGGTCGAAGACCGCCTGCTCACTGATGCGGGCCGGCTGCCCCTGCGCAAGGAGGGCCAGAACGAAGGGCGCTGGGTGCTGCTCGATTACGGCGAGCTGATCGTGCATGTGCTCACCCCCAGCGAACGGCGCTACTACGACCTGGAAGCCTTCTGGGGACACGGCGAGCAGGTGCCTTTCCTAGGCTCCGAGGAGTCTGTTTCCCTCTGA
- a CDS encoding CGLD27 family protein — protein MAQVSPLSTCPVPVEQQPLEEYRQLLASWFFAWPVQSSRQLLKPLAISWLLALPLCLLIAYGSWPLRHAPLRLVLAAAVAAVLPSLLLLIRQWLGWSYVSRRLTSERVEYEESGWYDGQVWEKPLSWRQQDLLVARHEVRPVLERLRQGLLLAAALLLGGAGLCQAL, from the coding sequence ATGGCTCAGGTCTCCCCCCTCTCGACCTGTCCGGTGCCCGTCGAACAGCAGCCCCTGGAGGAATACCGCCAGCTGCTCGCCTCCTGGTTCTTCGCCTGGCCGGTGCAGAGCTCACGGCAGTTGCTCAAGCCCCTGGCGATCAGCTGGCTGCTTGCACTGCCGCTGTGTCTGCTGATCGCCTACGGCAGCTGGCCCCTGCGCCACGCGCCGTTGCGGTTGGTGCTGGCGGCGGCGGTGGCGGCAGTGCTGCCCTCGCTGCTGCTGCTGATCCGCCAGTGGCTGGGCTGGAGCTATGTGAGCCGGCGCCTCACCTCCGAGCGGGTGGAATACGAGGAATCCGGCTGGTACGACGGCCAGGTGTGGGAGAAGCCCCTCTCCTGGCGCCAGCAGGACCTGCTGGTGGCCCGCCATGAAGTGCGTCCGGTGCTGGAGCGTCTCCGCCAGGGCCTGCTCCTGGCCGCTGCACTGCTGCTGGGTGGAGCCGGGCTCTGCCAGGCTCTTTGA
- a CDS encoding asparaginase: MSLSSSFGSSQRPGVPPLEVRLLRAGITESVHRVHAVVCDKRGRVLMRAGDPQQLSFMRSALKPFQAQAYVSSGAADLAGADSRSLAIACASHAGTPAHAREAFKILWSADLEAERLQCPPPQPDASPLQHNCSGKHAAFLATCRRMNWALDTYLQPDHPLQQQVFKGVGELLGLPGAELLTARDDCGAPTVQIQLAQMALLFAHLGGSEQPDLERLSRAMLAHPELVAGEGRFDTELMRRGHGLVLSKGGAEGIQCLARMGEGLGVAIKVEDGASRAKHAVTLHLLRQLDWLTALTLEELEDQFLAPGLGLRLEVSGELRFDAMAR; this comes from the coding sequence ATGTCCCTGTCCTCCAGTTTCGGCTCCTCCCAGCGTCCCGGCGTGCCCCCCCTGGAGGTGCGGCTGCTGCGCGCCGGTATCACCGAGTCGGTGCACCGCGTTCACGCCGTCGTCTGCGACAAGCGCGGGCGGGTGTTGATGCGCGCCGGTGATCCCCAGCAGCTCAGCTTCATGCGCTCGGCGCTGAAGCCCTTCCAGGCCCAGGCCTATGTGAGCAGCGGTGCCGCCGACCTGGCCGGTGCCGACAGCCGCAGCCTGGCGATCGCCTGTGCATCCCATGCCGGCACGCCGGCCCATGCCCGCGAAGCGTTCAAGATCCTCTGGAGCGCCGATCTGGAAGCCGAACGGCTGCAGTGCCCGCCGCCGCAGCCCGACGCCAGCCCGCTGCAGCACAACTGTTCGGGCAAGCACGCCGCGTTTCTTGCCACCTGCCGCCGCATGAACTGGGCACTGGACACCTACCTCCAGCCCGACCACCCGCTGCAGCAGCAGGTGTTCAAGGGGGTGGGGGAACTGCTGGGCCTGCCCGGAGCGGAGCTGCTCACGGCGCGCGACGACTGCGGCGCTCCCACCGTGCAGATCCAGCTGGCCCAGATGGCGCTGCTGTTCGCCCACCTGGGCGGTTCGGAGCAGCCCGATCTGGAGCGGCTGAGTCGGGCGATGCTGGCCCACCCGGAACTGGTGGCTGGCGAGGGACGCTTCGACACCGAGCTGATGCGGCGGGGTCATGGCCTGGTGCTGAGCAAGGGGGGCGCCGAAGGGATCCAGTGCCTGGCCCGCATGGGCGAGGGGCTGGGAGTGGCGATCAAGGTGGAGGACGGCGCCAGCCGTGCCAAGCACGCGGTGACGCTGCACCTGCTGCGGCAGCTCGACTGGCTCACGGCGCTCACCCTCGAAGAGCTCGAGGATCAGTTCCTCGCGCCAGGCCTTGGCCTGCGGCTGGAGGTGAGCGGCGAGCTGCGCTTTGACGCCATGGCGCGCTGA